TGTTCGACCGTATTAAACGTGCCAGGCgcgaaaattctagagcttataatcaATCCAAACGTAGTGCTGAAACAAAGACTGTCGTATATGCCATCTCTGCGCCAAATTCCAGCGTGAATAAGCGAGCGGTGATGCGTGGTTAGCGTTGCAACTGTCAGTACTAAAACGCAGTGAGTAAGGAAAACGCTCGACAGAGTTCAGCTTGACCGCTCACTTTTCTTTCATTTGTTTTACACTTTAACCGCAGGCGACCGCCGGGAAAAATAAGCGCGTGTGGAGAGCGACAGGAAAACGCACTTACCTGTAAAGCTGTGACACGCGCGCGCAGAAGTATTCGAGGAGAGTCGGATCGATGTTCGGGTGCACGAGGTAGCTTGGCCCGGTCCCCTGCGATGACCAAAGAGGACAGTTGCGTTGCACATATAAGTGCCGCTCGGGCTCCGCCTGCACGCGCTGCTTACCGGCTGATTGCTTCTTTTCATGACCATAACGTACGGCATCGCGCAGACCTGACGTACAGCCTGACCACGGCCT
This region of Amblyomma americanum isolate KBUSLIRL-KWMA chromosome 5, ASM5285725v1, whole genome shotgun sequence genomic DNA includes:
- the LOC144133377 gene encoding GTP cyclohydrolase 1 feedback regulatory protein-like, with product MPYVMVMKRSNQPGTGPSYLVHPNIDPTLLEYFCARVSQLYSGCYETSDPPCAVLDKLELKGYRVVSQSSDKNCCIWTLHRSP